A region from the Lolium perenne isolate Kyuss_39 chromosome 4, Kyuss_2.0, whole genome shotgun sequence genome encodes:
- the LOC127332178 gene encoding probable F-box protein At2g36090 — MTSLSADILHDILKRLDGAALARAGCACADLRDISREEELWENACRSLWPSTDHDDVRSLIISVGGFRKFYADCFTLILNKDIPAVQTNKTNLFAEEWDESDYYYYFDDTDELEKVFPSDFVSLIDIQYKDRALYSNIIWGIPSSDGSNGWFNNCPFRIDVFHHSPENNDNNDGEVFLSTINDLPSVPSLEQERKDGKLWRDLNDGIKLSWIMINPKMKLAVNLSSWHPLGGQRHWPTDTDFVLRYGSVLPAKEVLALTELNMQIEDMEGVHLNGHRSLLVLKEALSCHRSRNYSEVLDSCHLYLRAQSQLKEEKIRSECRFETLCIVTGITVFASLCVMCYRKFDRF; from the coding sequence ATGACATCACTTAGTGCCGACATTTTACATGACATACTGAAGCGTCTCGACGGAGCCGCGCTAGCAAGAGCAGGATGTGCCTGTGCTGATCTCCGGGACATATCAAGGGAAGAAGAGTTATGGGAAAACGCATGCCGATCTTTGTGGCCATCAACAGACCATGATGATGTTAGGAGCTTAATCATTTCTGTTGGTGGATTCAGGAAGTTCTATGCAGATTGCTTCACACTTATATTGAATAAAGATATTCCTGCGGTTCAGACCAATAAAACTAACCTATTTGCTGAAGAATGGGATGAGTcggactactactactacttcgaTGACACAGATGAGCTTGAAAAGGTCTTTCCTTCAGACTTCGTGTCGCTAATCGACATACAGTATAAAGACCGTGCACTCTACTCGAATATCATATGGGGAATTCCTAGCTCGGATGGCTCAAATGGCTGGTTCAACAACTGCCCATTTCGGATAGATGTGTTTCATCACTCGCCTGAAAATAATGATAACAATGATGGAGAGGTATTCCTATCAACCATCAATGACTTACCATCGGTACCCTCGTTGGAGCAAGAAAGGAAAGATGGGAAACTTTGGAGGGATCTGAATGATGGTATAAAGTTAAGCTGGATCATGATCAACCCAAAGATGAAGCTTGCTGTTAACCTGTCAAGTTGGCACCCACTAGGTGGGCAGAGGCACTGGCCGACAGATACTGATTTTGTGCTACGCTACGGTTCTGTCCTTCCAGCGAAGGAGGTCCTTGCATTGACAGAATTGAACATGCAGATAGAAGATATGGAAGGTGTCCATCTCAACGGGCACCGCAGCCTCCTCGTCCTGAAGGAGGCATTGAGCTGCCACCGGAGCAGGAACTATAGCGAGGTGCTTGATTCATGCCATTTGTACTTGAGGGCACAGAGTCAGCTGAAAGAGGAGAAGATACGAAGCGAATGCCGGTTTGAGACGCTCTGCATCGTCACCGGCATCACGGTATTTGCTTCCCTTTGTGTCATGTGCTACAGAAAGTTTGACAGATTCTGA
- the LOC127332177 gene encoding villin-2: MSSAKQVLEPAFQGAGQKPGTEIWRIENFNPVPLPKPDYGKFYCGDSYIILQTTCNRGGAYQFDIHFWIGKDSSQDEAGTAAIKTVELDTMLGGRAVQHREPQGYESDKFISYFKPCIIPLEGGFASGFKTPEEDKFQTRLYIVKGKRAIRVKEVPFARSSLNHDDVFILDTEKKIYQFNGANSNIQERAKALEVIQHLKDKYHEGVCDVAIVDDGKFQAESDSGEFWVVFGGFAPIGKKVVSDDDVVLETSPTKLYSINNGKLNLEDIVLTKSILENTKCFLLDCGSELFVWVGRVTQVEDRKAASTAVEEFIVKQNRPKTTRVTQVIQGYENHTFKSKFESWPVSATGNTSAEDGRGKVAALLKKKGDVKGASKNSTPVNEEVPPLLEGGGKLEVWFVDGSAKTALPKEDLGKFHSGDCYIILYTYHSGEKREEFYLTYWIGKDSIPEDQHMALQIVNTTWNSMKGRPVLGRIYQGKEPPQFIALFQPMVILKGGISSGYKKSVEENGLKDETYSGTGIALVHIHGTSIHNNKTLQVDAVSTSLSSTDCFVLQSGNSMFTWIGNTSSYEQQQWAAKVAEFLKPGASVKHCKEGTESSAFWSALGGKQNYTSKNATQDVVREPHLYTFSFRNGRLEVTEVFNFSQDDLLTEDVMILDTHAEVFVWMGQCVDTKEKQTAFETGQKYIEHEVTFEGLTPDVPLYKVSEGNEPCFFRTYFSWDSTRSVIHGNSFQKKLSLLFGMRSESGSKGSGDGGPTQRASALAALSSAFNPSSQDKQSNDRPKSSGDGHTQRAAALAALSSSLNTSSKPKSPQSRPGQGSQRAAAVAALSNVLTAEGSTLSPRIDAERTEFDADKDAPGDEVPSEGEREEPDVSQEETANENGGETIFSYDRLISKSTDPVRGIDYKRRETYLSDSEFHTVFGITKEEFYQQPRWKQEAQKRKADLF, from the exons ATGTCAAGCGCAAAACAGGTGCTTGAACCTGCATTCCAGGGAGCAGGACAAAAACC TGGGACAGAAATATGGCGGATTGAGAATTTTAACCCAGTTCCTTTACCAAAACCAGATTATGGTAAATTCTACTGCGGAGATTCATATATAATCCTGCAG ACAACTTGTAACAGGGGTGGTGCTTACCAATTTGACATCCACTTCTGGATTGGGAAAGATTCTAGCCAA GATGAAGCTGGCACTGCAGCAATTAAGACAGTTGAACTTGATACCATGCTTGGGGGTCGTGCAGTCCAGCACAGGGAACCCCAAGGCTACGAGTCTGATAAGTTTATATCATACTTCAAGCCATGCATTATACCATTGGAGGGCGGCTTTGCCTCGGGGTTTAAAACACCAGAAGAGGACAAGTTTCAAACACGGCTCTATATTGTCAAAGGAAAGAGAGCTATCAGAGTTAAAGAG GTTCCCTTTGCTCGTTCATCATTGAACCATGATGACGTCTTTATCTTAGACACTGAAAAGAAAATATATCAATTCAATGGCGCTAATTCCAATATTCAAGAAAGAGCCAAAGCCCTAGAAGTGATCCAACATTTAAAGGACAAGTATCATGAAGGAGTGTGTGATGTTGCAATTGTTG ATGATGGAAAATTTCAAGCAGAATCAGATTCAGGTGAATTCTGGGTCGTTTTTGGTGGTTTCGCACCAATAGGGAAGAAAGTTGTAAGTGATGATGATGTTGTTCTTGAAACTTCACCGACAAAGCTTTACAG TATCAATAATGGTAAACTGAACTTAGAAGATATTGTCCTGACAAAATCAATTCTTGAGAACACTAAATGCTTTTTACTTGACTGCGGGTCTGAGTTATTTGTATGGGTTGGTCGAGTAACACAAGTGGAAGATAGGAAAGCTGCAAGTACGGCAGTTGAG GAATTCATAGTTAAACAAAATAGACCAAAGACAACAAGAGTAACCCAAGTAATTCAAGGTTATGAAAACCATACATTCAAGTCCAAGTTTGAGTCGTGGCCGGTAAGTGCAACTGGAAATACCAGTGCGGAGGATGGCCGAGGAAAAGTTGCAG CACTGCTGAAGAAAAAAGGTGATGTCAAGGGGGCCTCAAAGAACAGTACGCCAGTGAATGAGGAAGTTCCTCCTTTGCTAGAAGGCGGCGGAAAACTTGAG GTTTGGTTTGTTGATGGCAGTGCTAAGACTGCTCTTCCGAAGGAGGATCTTGGAAAATTCCATAGTGGAGATTGTTATATTATCCTGTATACATATCATTCTGGTGAAAAGAGAGAAGAATTCTATCTAACTTACTGGATCGGGAAGGATAGCATACCG GAAGATCAACATATGGCTCTTCAAATAGTTAATACAACATGGAATTCAATGAAAGGAAGACCTGTTCTG GGTCGTATTTATCAAGGGAAAGAGCCTCCGCAATTTATTGCTCTTTTCCAGCCCATGGTTATTCTTAAG GGTGGAATCAGCTCCGGATACAAGAAATCTGTAGAAGAGAATGGCTTGAAAGATGAAACATATTCTGGCACCGGCAttgctcttgttcacattcatggAACATCAATTCATAACAACAAAACACTTCAAGTTGATGCG GTTTCAACATCCCTAAGCTCCACCGATTGTTTTGTCCTGCAATCTGGAAATTCAATGTTTACATGGATTGGCAACACAAGTTCTTATGAACAGCAACAGTGGGCTGCAAAAGTTGCTGAATTTTtgaag CCTGGCGCTTCTGTCAAACATTGCAAGGAGGGAACTGAGAGCTCTGCTTTCTGGTCTGCTCTTGGTGGAAAGCAGAATTACACAAGTAAAAATGCCACACAAGATGTTGTTAGAGAACCTCATCTGTATACTTTCTCATTTAGAAATG GAAGACTGGAG GTTACTGAAGTTTTCAATTTTTCACAAGATGATTTGTTGACTGAAGATGTGATGATACTTGACACACATGCCGAAGTCTTTGTTTGGATGGGTCAGTGTGTGGACACGAAAGAGAAACAGACGGCATTTGAAACTGGCCAG AAATACATAGAACATGAAGTGACCTTTGAAGGTCTTACTCCTGATGTGCCTCTATATAAAGTCAGTGAAGGGAATGAACCTTGCTTCTTTAGGACATACTTCTCCTGGGATAGCACAAGATCTGTG ATTCACGGGAATTCATTTCAGAAGAAACTTTCACTTCTTTTTGGAATGCGTTCTGAG AGTGGATCTAAGGGCTCAGGtgatggtggaccaactcaaaggGCATCAGCATTGGCTGCGCTTTCATCCGCGTTTAATCCATCTTCCCAAGACAAACAG TCTAATGATAGGCCTAAAAGCTCCGGTGATGGTCATACTCAGCGTGCGGCAGCATTGGCTGCATTATCATCTTCACTCAATACATCATCAAAACCCAAAAGCCCACAATCTCGTCCAGGTCAAGGTTCTCAGAGAGCAGCTGCTGTTGCAGCATTATCTAATGTTTTAACTGCTGAGGGATCTACTCTAAGTCCTCGCATTG ATGCTGAGAGGACAGAATTTGATGCGGATAAGGATGCTCCTGGAGATGAAGTGCCATCCGAGGGGGAGCGAGAAGAGCCTGATGTATCACAGGAAGAAACTGCTAACGAAAATGGAGGTGAAACAATCTTTAGTTATGACCGTCTGATATCAAAGTCTACCGACCCTGTTCGTGGGATAGATTACAAACGCAGAGAG ACTTATTTATCGGACAGCGAATTCCATACCGTGTTCGGTATTACCAAGGAGGAGTTCTACCAGCAGCCAAGGTGGAAGCAAGAAGCGCAGAAAAGAAAAGCCGATCTTTTCTGA